In the genome of Tsukamurella paurometabola DSM 20162, the window CTCGCCGCCGGAGTCCGCGCCGATCGGCGCGCGGTGCTGGCGCGGGCCATCACCCTGGTCGAATCGCGCCGCCCCGATCATCAGATGCTGGCCCAGGAACTCCTCCTCGCGCTCACGCCTGCGCCCGATGCGGCGCTGGCTATCCGCGTGGGGATCACCGGTGTGCCCGGCGTGGGCAAATCGACCACCATCGAGGCGCTCGGCAATCACCTGATCGCATTGGGGCACAAGGTCGCGGTACTCGCGGTGGATCCGTCGTCCACCCGCAGCGGCGGTTCCATCCTCGGTGATAAGACGCGGATGGGCACGCTCGCTGTGAACCCCCGCGCGTACATCCGTCCTTCACCGACCTCGGGCACACTGGGCGGTGTCGCCAAGGCCACCCGGGAAACGATCGTGCTGTTGGAGGCCGCGGGATTCGATGTGATCCTGGTGGAGACCGTGGGAGTCGGGCAGTCCGAGGTCACGGTCGCGAACATGGTCGACACGTTCGCGTTCCTCACCCTCGCGCGCACCGGTGACCAGTTGCAGGGAATCAAGAAGGGCGTGCTCGAACTGGCCGATGTGGTGTCGGTGAACAAGGCCGACGGTGACCACATCGTCGAGGCGCGCGTGGCCGCCAGGGAGCTCTCCAGCGCGTTGCGGCTCATTCATCCCAGGGGGTCGCTGTGGCGACCGCCGGTACTCACCATGAGCGCCCTGGAGGGAACCGGAGTACCCGAGTTCTGGGACGCCATCGTGCGCCACCAGCGAACGCTGCAGGAGGCGGGCGAATTCGACCGTCGGAGGCAGCAACAGCAGGTCGATTGGACGTGGACGATGGTCCGCGACGCGGTCCTCGCGAGAGTGGAGCGATCGGCCGGCGTCCGCTCGATCCGGGACGAGGTCGAGACCGCGGTGCGGGCAGGCGGACTCACGCCCGCACTGGCGGCGAAGCGGCTTCTCGACGCCTTCGATGCTACGCCCGCCGGCGATTAGTCCGAATCGGCAGATACCGTCCGCCGCAATGCATCCGGCCGACCCCGGCGTGCGCTCGTTTGCTTTGCTTCACACCATTGTGATGTACCACACACGCGCCTACCGTGACGAAGGTGACCACGAGTTGCGCAAGTGGAATTGCAAACGCGTTGCATGCCTATGGCATTCGTAACGCGTACGGGATTCACGGCGCCAACTCGGAGGATCTGTTCGCCGCGTTCATGCGTGCGCCGCAAGGCAACCGGATACACCTGACCATCGCGAAGCACGAGTTCGGGGCCGGCGCGATGGCGGACGGAGCCACCCGGATCACCGGCCGCCCCTCCTGTCTCATCGCCACCTCCGGCGGCGCCGCCATGAACTGCGTTCCCGCGCTCGCCGAGGCCTACCAGAGCCGCGTCCCGGTCCTCGCGCTCATCGGTAGCCCACCGATCTCGGCGGAGGGCCGCGGCGGCTTCCAGGACATGTGCTCGTGGCCGCGCACCATCGATGTTCCGGACCGTCACCGGATTCGCCGTCCGGGTCGGAGCCCCCGATCAACTCGGTCCCGCATTGGAGCATGCGCTCGACACCCTCGATCACGGGTTCCCCGCCGCCGTGATCCTGCCCAAGGATGTCCAG includes:
- the meaB gene encoding methylmalonyl Co-A mutase-associated GTPase MeaB, with translation MSVDDLAAGVRADRRAVLARAITLVESRRPDHQMLAQELLLALTPAPDAALAIRVGITGVPGVGKSTTIEALGNHLIALGHKVAVLAVDPSSTRSGGSILGDKTRMGTLAVNPRAYIRPSPTSGTLGGVAKATRETIVLLEAAGFDVILVETVGVGQSEVTVANMVDTFAFLTLARTGDQLQGIKKGVLELADVVSVNKADGDHIVEARVAARELSSALRLIHPRGSLWRPPVLTMSALEGTGVPEFWDAIVRHQRTLQEAGEFDRRRQQQQVDWTWTMVRDAVLARVERSAGVRSIRDEVETAVRAGGLTPALAAKRLLDAFDATPAGD